Proteins found in one Pieris napi chromosome 6, ilPieNapi1.2, whole genome shotgun sequence genomic segment:
- the LOC125050639 gene encoding myogenesis-regulating glycosidase-like — MIPRNNKLIPTDVNRSYLNKTKMKWLVLLAGLSVVLGAAPRTTVLRDFSVEDSDDGGKIFVAKLNSDTKEDFVGHIGRQVSGDDDVSFDMTSEYHEDVNGYKVSISWDGPSNKVFEDCFEFGSSQWFGGPEQKEQYWPIQKSKLENYSIISKELDNAAVAERYWLNSNGIYIYVHPEAPLFVDYHNILDNHICLIANVADPYSTRRTHNVLKYDIWFFSDAKVAHQHAVDTYLGKPSGIPDYRMIQYPIWSTWARYSREIDQENLWAFANEIKDSGFPNAQFEIDDLWEICYGSLTVDERKLPNLKQLVQDIKGLGFRVAIWVHPFINKDCEPWYSEALGKGYLVLNEEGSPDSSWWNNNGSIPGYIDFTNPEASAWYTSRVQEIIDTYDIDTLKFDAGESSWSPQIPVQNGDIDLHPGHIVQSYVRAVAEFGSMIEVRSGMRTQDLPVFVRMVDKDTYWGFNNGLQTMIPTLLAMNLNGYTLVLPDMIGGNGYNDKPSKELFVRWLQVNVFMPTLQYSFVPWDHDDEAVEICRKYTQIHADYADEIVAAMEASVKDGTPVNPPIWWLDPTDEQALAVWDEFLLGERILAAPVVEEGAVSRDIYLPRGTWKDGNTGDIYTGPTTLTAYPAPLDILPYFILEE; from the exons ATGATACcgagaaataataaattgatccCTACAGATGTGAATAGATCATATCTTAACAAAACCAAAATGAAGTGGCTTGTCTTGTTGGCAG GCCTTTCAGTAGTACTGGGTGCTGCACCCAGAACAACGGTCCTGCGAGATTTCTCAGTTGAAGATAGCGACGATGGTGGCAAAATTTTTGTCGCTAAGCTAAATAGCg ATACGAAAGAAGATTTTGTTGGGCATATTGGACGCCAGGTTTCCGGTGATGATGATGTTTCTTTTGATATGACATCAGAGTATCACGAAGATGTGAATGGCTACAAGGTGTCCATTTCCTGGGATGGACCGAGTAACAAAGTCTTTGAAGATTGCTTTGAATTTG GATCTTCACAATGGTTCGGCGGACCAGAACAAAAAGAGCAATATTGGCCTATACAAAAATCAAAACTTGAAAATTACTCCATAATTTCAAAAGAATTAGACAATGCCGCTGTAGCAGAGAGATATTGGCTGAATTCTAacggtatatatatttatgtccaCCCCGAAGCTCCACTGTTTGTCGACTATCACAACATCTTGGACAACCACATATGTTTAATCGCTAACGTAGCTGACCCGTACTCCACGAGGAGAACTCACAACGTCCTTAAATACGATATATGGTTCTTTTCGGACGCCAAAGTTGCCCACCAACATGCTGTTGACACGTATTTGGGAAAGCCTTCAGGCATCCCGGACTACAGAATGATTCAGTACCCAATCTGGTCTACTTGGGCAAGGTATTCCAGAGAGATCGATCAGGAAAACCTATGGGCTTTCGCCAATGAGATCAAGGATAGTGGCTTCCCAAATGCCCAGTTTGAGATTGACGATTTGTGGGAGATTTGCTATGGTTCTCTTACTGTCGATGAGAGAAAGTTGCCGAATTTAAAACAGTTGGTACAAGATATTAAGGGACTTGGATTTAGAGTTGCAATCTGGGTTCATCCGTTTATCAACAAGGATTGTGAGCCTTGGTACTCTGAAGCTTTAGGAAAAGG CTACTTGGTTCTCAATGAAGAAGGAAGTCCTGACTCCTCGTGGTGGAACAACAATGGATCCATTCCTGGATACATCGACTTTACAAACCCTGAGGCATCTGCATGGTACACATCTAGAGTCCAAGAAATTATTGACACCTATGACATTGACACTTTAAAATTCGATGCCGGAGAATCGAGCTGGTCTCCACAG ATCCCAGTCCAAAATGGCGACATTGATCTTCACCCAGGTCACATCGTTCAGTCTTATGTGCGGGCTGTGGCTGAGTTTGGATCTATGATCGAAGTTAGGTCTGGAATGAG AACCCAGGATCTACCCGTATTCGTTCGTATGGTTGACAAAGACACGTACTGGGGCTTTAACAATGGCCTCCAGACCATGATACCGACCCTCTTAGCCATGAACTTGAATGGCTACACCCTGGTTCTGCCAGATATGATTGGAGGCAACGGTTACAATGACAAACCAAGCAAGGAACTGTTCGTGAGGTGGCTCCAAGTCAACGTGTTCATGCCGACTTTACAATACTCCTTTGTGCCTTGGGATCACGATGACgag GCTGTGGAAATTTGCCGAAAATACACACAAATTCACGCTGATTATGCTGATGAGATCGTCGCAGCCATGGAAGCTTCCGTGAAGGACGGCACTCCCGTCAACCCTCCCATCTGGTGGTTGGATCCTACTGATGAACAGGCTCTTGCAGTGTGGGACG AGTTCCTTCTGGGCGAGCGGATACTAGCTGCCCCAGTTGTGGAAGAAGGTGCCGTGTCACGTGACATTTACCTCCCACGGGGTACATGGAAAGATGGCAACACTGGTGACATCTACACTGGACCCACGACGCTGACAGCCTACCCAGCGCCATTGGATATCCTTCCTTACTTCATCTTAgaagaataa